The proteins below are encoded in one region of Pongo pygmaeus isolate AG05252 chromosome 20, NHGRI_mPonPyg2-v2.0_pri, whole genome shotgun sequence:
- the ACTL9 gene encoding actin-like protein 9: protein MDVSLPKPSESQSSLEAPRPGPNPSPNVVNKLLQRDSPGLVADRLPPKTSAVVIDMGTGTCKVGFAGQASPTYIVATILGCQPKKLATSGQSGLQTFIGEAARVRPELTLVQPLRSGIVVDWDAAELIWRHLLEHDLRVATHDHPLLFSDPPFSPATNREKLVEVAFESLRSPAMYVASQSVLSVYAHGRVSGLVVDTGHGVSYTVPVFQGYNLLHATERLDLAGNHLTAFLAEMLLQAGLPLGQQDLDLVENIKHHYCYVASDFQKEQARPEQEYKRTLKLPDGRTVTLGKELFQCPELLFNPPEVPGLSPVGLCTMAKQSLRKLSLEMRADLAQNVLLCGGSSLFAGFEGRFRAELLRALPAETDVVVAAQPTRNFSVWIGGSILASLRAFQSCWVLREQYEEQGPYIVYRKCY from the coding sequence ATGGATGTAAGTCTCCCCAAGCCCTCGGAATCCCAGTCCTCCCTGGAGGCCCCCAGGCCCGGCCCAAACCCCAGTCCCAACGTAGTGAACAAGCTCCTGCAGCGGGACTCCCCTGGCTTGGTGGCCGACAGGCTGCCACCAAAGACCAGCGCGGTGGTTATTGACATGGGCACAGGCACCTGTAAGGTAGGTTTTGCTGGGCAGGCCAGCCCCACCTACATCGTGGCCACCATCCTGGGCTGCCAGCCTAAGAAACTCGCCACCTCGGGGCAGTCTGGGCTGCAGACGTTCATCGGCGAGGCAGCCCGCGTGCGCCCGGAGCTGACGCTGGTGCAACCCCTGCGCAGCGGCATCGTCGTGGACTGGGATGCCGCAGAGCTCATCTGGCGCCACCTGCTGGAGCACGACCTCCGAGTGGCCACCCACGACCACCCGCTGCTGTTCTCCGACCCACCCTTCAGCCCGGCCACCAACCGCGAGAAGCTAGTGGAGGTGGCCTTCGAGTCACTGCGCTCCCCAGCCATGTACGTGGCATCGCAGTCGGTGCTGTCTGTCTACGCCCATGGGCGTGTCAGCGGGCTGGTGGTGGACACGGGACATGGGGTCTCCTACACAGTGCCCGTCTTCCAGGGCTACAACCTGCTCCACGCCACGGAGCGTCTGGACCTGGCGGGCAACCACCTGACCGCCTTCCTGGCGGAGATGCTGCTCCAGGCCGGCCTGCCCCTGGGACAGCAGGACCTGGACCTAGTGGAGAACATTAAGCACCACTATTGCTACGTGGCCTCTGACTTCCAGAAGGAGCAGGCCCGGCCGGAGCAGGAGTACAAGCGGACTCTGAAGCTGCCCGACGGGCGCACGGTCACCCTGGGCAAGGAGCTGTTCCAGTGTCCGGAGCTGCTGTTCAACCCCCCAGAGGTCCCGGGGCTGTCCCCTGTCGGCCTCTGCACCATGGCCAAGCAGAGCCTCCGCAAGTTGTCCCTGGAGATGCGCGCGGACTTGGCCCAGAACGTGCTTCTCTGCGGGGGGTCCTCACTCTTCGCCGGCTTCGAGGGTCGCTTCCGGGCAGAGCTGCTGCGCGCTCTGCCAGCCGAGACCGACGTGGTGGTGGCTGCCCAGCCCACCAGGAATTTCTCCGTGTGGATCGGGGGCTCCATCCTGGCCTCCCTGCGCGCCTTCCAGTCCTGCTGGGTCCTGCGGGAGCAGTACGAGGAACAGGGTCCCTATATTGTGTACCGCAAATGCTACTGA